The DNA window GGGTGTGAATCACAATGTTCCAACAGGGAGAAGTTCCTTTTGAATGCATAGTTATATAAATCACTTGTTCGTGTGCCCCATCACACGAACATTTAAAATATGTCAGTGAAATGATTCCGAGTTAATTTACTCAAAGATTATACAAGTTTCGCTGAAATATGTATTTTATAAATGCTCCTTTGTCAGAAGTTGTTTAGTAGGTCCTAAATCACTTCTCTACAATTATCATTTCAAATGTCATCCGTGAAATTAAAAACTAATGGAGGTGGAAATTGACATGCAAATTCTTTAGATGGAGTTATAAAACTAACTTTCAAACACAATTTATCTCATATAGTTCAGTTGGAAGCTCAAAATAACACGCTCTCAAGTGCCACTATTGTATTTTACTATTTTGTTTTCTCTCCTATTGTgttttacaaataaaaatgttttcgCTGACTTTGGTCAATGGGGATTATGGGCCAACCACATGCCCCGTGCCTTTTGTTTTTCCTTTCTGTTGTCGTTTTTCTACTGAGTGAGTAAATTGATAAAGGCACCAAGGATAAAAGACAAATATGCATTGACAAGGGCTTTCAGCTGCAAAAAGGTCATTAGGAGCTTCAGACGTATAGTTGGGTTTGCCTGATGCCAGCAGATTGACAATGACGCCCCAGGTTACAATAATTGAACTGGGAGAATAGCAGCCAAGTCATGTCTTTAAACTACATTAAGAACTTTTAAGAACAAAGGATTAAGAACGAAGGATGTGTAAGTATGGTGATACCAAGAATATATCAAATATTGGACGATGGTCGTGGTCACTTTGAGCCCAGTGAGTTCTCTGAATTATTCATCCATATCATCTACCTGTACAATAGTGGATAGACTGTTGCATTTGTTGATAGATGACTACGTGTTACATATAGCATAGTAAATATCCTACTTTCAGTATAGGTTTGTGTTTGAAACATGACAGATAACCTATTACCAAAATACTCCATGCATTACTGATTTAATaaacatttttgaaattgtttaatttaGATCTGATATTTGGTCCATCTGCTATTTTTTCACGAGGGTGGTGTATTCCAATGTGTCATCTGTTCACAAATGTTTGTGTAATTCATGAAATGATAATCATACTTCTGCTTCCTCCGTTTTCACACACAATTTTTATATTTTACAAACAAATGCTGTTTTAAAGCCtttttctgtctgtttgttttagcTCAGGCCTCCGACAGTGATAGGCCAGTTCCACACACTTTTCTTTGGCTCTGTTCGGATGTTCTTTCTGGGCGTCCTGGGCTTTGCAGTCTATGGCAATGAAGCTCTCCATTTTAGCTGTGATCCAGACAGGAGGGAGTTAAACCTCTACTGTTACAACCAATTTAGGCCGATAACACCTCAGGTAAGACAGCTTCCTGCATTAACCTATCTGATAATATAATACAAGCTAGACAGAAACCATTGGTAATATGTCAGGATCCACAAACAGTTGTGAATTTTCGCTCTACCATCGTTATAATATTCTGATGATATTGTATAATGTGATTTAAACCCAACAgtattcattccagtcattaagTTCCAGTTGAAGTCAATGTAAATAACAATGTCATTAACAGAGGGGCTCAAATATATGCTGTTGTTCAATGTGGACTTGTGAATAGGTTGTTTTTCCACTAGCCAGAATGTTATTCTGCTTGCAGGTATTCTGGGCATTGCAGCTGGTAACTGTTTTAGTCCCTGGAGCTGTATTTCATCTCTATGCTGCCTGTAAAAACATTGACCAGGAGGATATCCTTCAGAGACCTATATACACCGTCTTCTACATCATCTCTGTCCTGCTAAGAATTATTCTGGAAGTCATCGCTTTTTGGTTGCAGAGCCATCTCTTTGGTTTCCAGGTTCACCCACTCTACATGTGTGATGCCAGTGCCCTAGAAAAGACGTTCAATGTCACAAAATGCATGGTGCCAGAACACTTTGAAAAGACCATATTTTTAAGTGCAATGTACACTTTCACTGGGATCACAGTGCTGCTGTGTGTTGCTGAGATATTTGAGATACTCTGTAGGAGATTGGGTTATTTGACCAATCAATGACCTGTGTGTTATTTGCTACAGAGTAATTGATCACATTTCAAATTTCTGTGTGTCTATCCAGGTCTCACATGGACACCAATGCCGAAAACGACATACCTCTGCTTTTTTTTGTTGGGAGTTGACACTCAGACACTTCTTTCCATAATCCCATTGTTTAAGTCAAGTCACACAGATTTAAACCTTATTTTGTCAATAGACTAATGATATTGTGACATATGCAGCTTTCAATCATTGGCCCACGTAAGAAAGAAAGGTGTTACCAGTAATTCTAATATTTTCCATATTTGTACCCAGTGAAAAGTTTTATAGCATTCTTGTAGTCTTTTTAGGGGCCTATAGACAAACCTACATCCCACAGTAATGTAATCTAATTGTCCAGTACAACATATGGCCAATGTCATGTCATCAATGGTAACATCCTGATACCCTATGACAGAAGCTGAAAATGGGTCATTTTAAGGCATAGGCAGGCAAAAATTTCACCTAATGAAGCTTAGATTTGATTTCAATATTTGGCTTTTAGCCACAGCTAAAAGCCATAATTATTTTCAGATCATAATACATTAGTAATTGTACATTTTGTATGAATTGAAGTACCGGACTATATAAAGGTTCTCAAATTAGTTTTAAATTTGACAGATTTTTGCACATCTCATTTGATGATTGTGAAATTAAAGGTTTTGAAATACTATATATAGGAATGGtatcaataacaacaataataagtTAAAGAAGATGGGTTTCCATGCTACCAGATTTATCATG is part of the Oncorhynchus tshawytscha isolate Ot180627B linkage group LG18, Otsh_v2.0, whole genome shotgun sequence genome and encodes:
- the LOC121839974 gene encoding gap junction epsilon-1 protein-like, which codes for MNSTQPGLRLLRPPTVIGQFHTLFFGSVRMFFLGVLGFAVYGNEALHFSCDPDRRELNLYCYNQFRPITPQVFWALQLVTVLVPGAVFHLYAACKNIDQEDILQRPIYTVFYIISVLLRIILEVIAFWLQSHLFGFQVHPLYMCDASALEKTFNVTKCMVPEHFEKTIFLSAMYTFTGITVLLCVAEIFEILCRRLGYLTNQ